From Salinirubrum litoreum, one genomic window encodes:
- a CDS encoding aspartate/glutamate racemase family protein — protein MPSIAYLVPGVGLDDDELDRREAIANELVTDDVRVVEAGEGPLSIESTVEEEWSTIGVMKSVAEYEDEVDAFVIGCFGDPGLAAARELTDTPVVGPAAASFYTAVQLADRFSCLTILESTKPFTRRLVHEYGLGDRLASVPVVEAPVLDIDHSSDAIVTDMIDAGRDAVTDDGAEALVPGCMSLSFMQVHDEIADAVGVPFVDPVTASLETASTWARHGMTHSREAYPSADRSKLDGLLGSNPLTADDD, from the coding sequence ATGCCTTCGATAGCATACCTTGTGCCGGGCGTCGGCTTGGACGACGACGAACTCGACCGCAGAGAGGCGATCGCCAACGAACTCGTGACGGACGACGTCCGCGTCGTCGAGGCCGGCGAGGGACCGCTCTCGATCGAGAGTACGGTCGAAGAGGAGTGGAGCACTATCGGCGTGATGAAGAGTGTCGCCGAGTACGAAGACGAGGTCGACGCGTTCGTCATCGGCTGTTTCGGCGACCCCGGACTGGCTGCGGCCCGTGAGCTGACAGACACGCCCGTCGTCGGGCCCGCCGCGGCGTCGTTCTACACGGCGGTCCAACTCGCCGATCGCTTCTCCTGTCTCACCATCCTCGAGTCGACGAAACCGTTCACACGGCGGCTCGTCCACGAGTACGGACTGGGCGACCGACTGGCGAGCGTCCCGGTCGTGGAGGCGCCGGTCCTGGACATCGACCACTCCTCGGACGCGATCGTCACGGACATGATCGACGCAGGGCGAGACGCGGTGACGGACGACGGAGCGGAGGCACTCGTTCCCGGCTGTATGAGCCTCTCGTTCATGCAGGTACACGACGAGATCGCGGACGCCGTGGGCGTGCCGTTCGTCGACCCGGTGACCGCCAGCCTCGAGACCGCGAGCACGTGGGCCCGACACGGGATGACCCACAGTCGGGAGGCGTACCCGAGTGCCGACCGGAGCAAACTCGACGGACTACTGGGATCGAACCCCCTCACGGCCGACGACGACTGA
- a CDS encoding amidohydrolase family protein — protein MNDTDTETAPELRAVRTTGIYDPETRDYGKTVVVFEGSRVRELRDDVPNDVPLVADHDGVAIPGLVDAHSHATIRPWEGDQIGQLGAHRTTATVKAVNNLRTDLEAGTTTMRLMAEEGYLDVRLAEAERAGEIESPRLLPSGIHLTPTDGHGMVHSATDGVEEIRRRIRENMREGATHTKYFATGGISSDTGSPGQSQYSREEVQTIVDETHRHEKHVATHAHGGAGARMAIEEGVDTIEHANLFGDEEIDMLDGSDQYVVGNFAIGSHPRGIEAGDADNPAIMAKLRESRTKSAAAWKQILATDVNIAIGTDSMHGYMYYEAGKIVELGATPQRALNAATLDAARAIDREDEVGSVAPGKRGDLVLLDGDPTADIGVLEAPVGVFKDGVRVA, from the coding sequence ATGAACGACACAGACACCGAGACGGCACCTGAACTGCGAGCGGTACGAACGACGGGCATCTACGACCCCGAGACCCGCGACTACGGCAAGACCGTGGTCGTGTTCGAGGGGAGTCGCGTGCGTGAGCTTCGAGACGACGTCCCGAACGACGTCCCCCTCGTCGCCGACCACGACGGCGTGGCGATCCCCGGCCTCGTCGACGCACACTCCCACGCCACGATCCGCCCGTGGGAGGGCGATCAGATCGGCCAACTCGGCGCCCACCGAACCACGGCGACGGTCAAGGCCGTGAACAACCTCCGCACCGATCTCGAGGCGGGAACGACGACGATGCGACTGATGGCCGAGGAAGGCTACCTCGACGTCAGACTCGCCGAGGCCGAACGGGCCGGCGAGATCGAGAGCCCTCGGCTCCTCCCGAGCGGGATCCACCTCACGCCGACCGACGGACACGGGATGGTCCACAGCGCGACCGACGGCGTCGAGGAGATCCGACGGCGCATCCGGGAGAACATGCGGGAAGGAGCGACGCACACCAAGTACTTCGCCACGGGCGGGATCTCCTCCGATACGGGATCGCCGGGACAGTCCCAGTACTCCCGCGAGGAGGTACAGACGATCGTCGACGAGACACACCGACACGAGAAACACGTCGCGACCCACGCCCACGGGGGGGCCGGGGCACGGATGGCTATCGAGGAGGGCGTCGACACGATCGAGCACGCGAACCTCTTCGGTGACGAGGAGATCGACATGCTCGACGGGTCAGACCAGTACGTCGTGGGCAACTTCGCGATCGGGTCGCACCCCCGTGGCATCGAAGCGGGTGACGCCGACAACCCCGCGATCATGGCGAAGCTCCGGGAGTCGAGAACGAAGAGCGCGGCGGCCTGGAAGCAGATCCTGGCGACCGACGTGAACATCGCAATCGGCACCGACAGCATGCACGGGTACATGTACTACGAGGCCGGCAAGATCGTCGAACTCGGCGCGACGCCCCAGCGGGCCTTGAACGCCGCGACGCTCGACGCGGCGCGCGCGATAGATCGCGAGGACGAGGTCGGGAGTGTCGCCCCAGGCAAGCGCGGGGACCTCGTGTTGCTCGACGGCGATCCGACCGCCGACATCGGTGTGCTCGAAGCTCCAGTCGGGGTGTTCAAAGACGGCGTGCGGGTCGCCTGA